From a single Populus trichocarpa isolate Nisqually-1 chromosome 17, P.trichocarpa_v4.1, whole genome shotgun sequence genomic region:
- the LOC18107225 gene encoding protein ESSENTIAL FOR POTEXVIRUS ACCUMULATION 1 isoform X4: MTDGKLNLPDDLLLSSKSADERLSSFKDQLTVDNTIPLSPQWLYAKPVDAKSLTAGASGETRASNSLSLGNSIDNNLKDNWRLDGTQDKKDRRRIASDIESSRRWREEERDTGLLGRRDRRKEDHRADSVSTRDISENRTLSSSDRWHDSNNRISGHESRRDSKWSSRWGPEDKEKGSLTDKRADVEKEDTHSDKQNFGTASRPTSDLENDSRDKWRPRHRMEVHAGGPAVYRSAPGFGSDRGRVESSNVRFAAGRGRSNNSGNFQNGRHLNSSPIGSIPVNKNHAFCYPRGKLLDIYRKHKTLPSFDPMPDGMEHASPITQETAIKPLAFVSPDAEEEAVLGDIWQGKITSSGGLKSSFRDNDTSNNNTAGFGEVPLGEGNPNSSVKTEEIADSFGKITVNASGQGIGSEMLDTSMAEEKDSQKDGTQKLTTTIGRELTDDFVRAVSKKDDCSVGECGPSDNVVELKAFETSSVEDVASKKHLKLGDNEPTTFEIGSQLPGDSSSLFDFIIPLEELSLCYLDPQGAIQGPYLGIDIIAWFEQGYFGTDLPVCLSDAPSGLPFFELGDIMPHLKFKPGCASSTSPSAKLQLSEPVGENLEGSALPPASSLEFKGSSVSEELQYASSGFEAIPSVSGQSRTPDHGFRPRTVDSDDQRFQNIVSLDEEIVFPGRPGSSGNPVMTDAADIQSFVSNPPSHPVILNEFSETGMLTHQDEIVHPFGLLMSELRSNSHPKHAQASYLASSMSEGHAMDPYTERDAALASHRSFDLVSDQSRYTDTWPEDYSKKPLMNPHIDLGTTDTRHLFQRQPEFNDFDQQHLMPQKMQNERQQQNHVSHPFLQELGFEQIPSHLIELQFQQQRKLELQQQWQLELQRLELQRQQQLELQRQQQLELQRRQQFELQRRQQLEHQRRQQFELQQQQQQFELQQQHHLLHQQQQQQQLHQYQMKLQQQQVLEQLLQHQMSDLGYGQGKGDPMRDNLVDQSQFRTLLPELQRNLHIPRHLDLSLEQVIRAKIGQNNLQEPQTDILDLLSQVKHGNILPSDLQFHHQLEQMQAQELSLARSTGFNTSDCHLQQQRQSSHDEHLSHIKWNHALQELHQGGFYEPSSMAFDHPTSLPAITLGIKLDNVNGHSQGPDSAEHLYMHPAEQLGSVSSNAPSCDQQVLDDIYASHPEMTENYFPGKRRQQENSWVEGGMQQLHHENERKRNVSEASGNSSIWLSGQRDEESSKQVLMDLHQKIGLQSIHSSEDDYGHLTSSSKSRESFWPITDSSSSNHNPDQEVAMNNSFMDRPQHLNSNSLLHDNPAMALSGQLHLGNGERLHGSNSGALLEEPTFLSGMIDTSQANHVDNRFGSKYTKDKDLAELDNRSGSKCVRAMSRSVSHIEENFVEQAETAMDLVNAHSRHSSLSSAGGYGGLHGYEMGLDNSTSEEVSNDRVILSKGLDNSLHKHPPVSRALSSLDALSDMGSASHNKHKNPTSIATSDERRNESVENLAAAWGGDTQASGMKEVRFRRTASYNDAGITETSFIDVLKKPVFSEAEAANAAALESSDGSLTGRSGKKKGKKGRQIDPALLGFKVSSNRIMMGEIQHLDDN, encoded by the exons ATGACTGACGGAAAGCTCAATCTACCTGACGATCTCCTCCTCTCCTCCAAATCAGCTGATGAACGCCTCTCCTCCTTCAAAg ATCAATTGACTGTGGACAACACAATACCACTTTCTCCTCAATGGCTTTATGCTAAGCCGGTGGATGCTAAGTCATTAACTGCTGGAGCATCAGGG GAAACTCGTGCATCAAATTCTTTGTCCCTTGGAAACTCCATTGATAACAATTTGAAAGACAATTGGCGTTTAGATGGAACCCAAGACAAGAAAGATCGGAGGAGGATTGCTTCTGACATAGAAAGTAGCCGTCGCTGGCGTGAGGAGGAGAGGGATACAGGCTTGCTTGGTAGAAGAGATCGCAGAAAAGAGGACCATCGCGCTGATTCTGTTTCAACCAGAGATATATCTGAGAATAGGACTTTGTCTTCTTCAGATCGTTGGCATGACAGCAATAACCGCATTTCTGGGCATGAATCCCGAAGAGACAGCAAGTGGTCATCTAGGTGGGGTCCGGAAGATAAAGAGAAGGGTTCTTTAACTGATAAGAGGGCAGATGTTGAGAAGGAAGACACTCACAGCGACAAACAAAATTTTGGCACAGCTAGCCGCCCAACTTCTGACCTTGAGAATGATTCTCGTGATAAGTGGAGGCCTCGCCATCGTATGGAAGTTCATGCTGGTGGACCTGCTGTGTACCGGAGCGCACCTGGATTTGGGTCAGATAGAGGACGAGTGGAGAGCTCAAATGTGCGGTTTGCTGCTGGACGAGGGAGGTCTAACAATAGTGGGAACTTTCAAAATGGCAGGCATCTTAATTCTTCTCCTATTGGGTCCATTCCTGTGAataaaaatcatgcattctGTTATCCAAGGGGAAAACTTCTTGACATTTACCGAAAGCATAAGACTCTTCCAAGTTTTGATCCTATGCCAGATGGGATGGAACATGCATCTCCAATAACACAGGAAACTGCTATCAAGCCATTGGCTTTTGTTTCCCCTGATGCAGAGGAAGAg GCTGTCCTTGGAGATATATGGCAGGGAAAAATCACAAGCAGTGGAGGATTGAAAAGCTCATTTAGAGACAATGACACATCAAATAATAATACTGCAG GCTTTGGTGAGGTGCCTTTAGGTGAGGGGAACCCAAATTCCTCTGTTAAGACTGAAGAAATTGCTGACTCTTTTGGAAAAATTACTGTTAATGCTTCTGGTCAAGGTATTGGTTCTGAGATGTTAGATACATCAATGGCCGAGG AAAAGGATTCACAAAAAGATGGCACACAGAAGCTTACAACAACAATTGGCAGAGAGTTGACGGATGACTTTGTGCGTGCAGTTTCCAAGAAAGACGATTGCAGTGTCGGGGAGTGTGGTCCAAGCGACAATGTTGTGGAGTTGAAAGCTTTTGAAACGTCATCAGTGGAAGATGTGGCTTCAAAGAAGCACCTTAAGTTGGGGGATAACGAGCCAACTACTTTTGAGATTGGTAGCCAGCTTCCTGGTGATTCCAGTTctctatttgattttattattccaCTCGAGGAGCTATCATTGTGCTATCTTGATCCTCAAGGGGCAATCCAGGGACCGTACCTTGGTATTGATATCATTGCATGGTTTGAGCAAGGATATTTTGGAACTGATCTACCAGTTTGTTTGTCAGATGCTCCCAGTGGATTACCGTTCTTTGAGCTTGGAGATATTATGCCTCACCTTAAATTTAAACCTGGGTGCGCTTCAAGCACTAGTCCATCTGCTAAGTTACAACTATCGGAACCTGTTGGAGAAAACTTGGAAGGGAGCGCACTGCCTCCTGCTTCTTCTCTTGAATTCAAGGGTTCTTCTGTCAGCGAAGAACTGCAGTATGCCTCATCTGGATTTGAGGCCATCCCTAGTGTTAGTGGTCAGTCAAGAACACCTGATCATGGTTTTCGCCCCAGGACAGTGGATTCTGATGATCAAAGATTCCAAAATATTGTTTCTTTGGATGAAG AAATTGTCTTTCCTGGAAGGCCTGGAAGCAGTGGCAACCCTGTGATGACAGATGCCGCAGACATTCAGAGTTTTGTTTCTAATCCTCCTAGCCACCCTGTCATCTTAAATGAATTTTCAGAAACTGGCATGCTTACTCATCAGGATGAAATAGTTCATCCATTTGGCTTGCTGATGTCTGAGCTCAGAAGCAACTCTCATCCAAAGCATGCTCAAGCATCCTATCTGGCTTCAAGCATGAGTGAGGGTCATGCTATGGATCCTTATACAGAGCGTGATGCTGCTCTTGCTAGCCACAGGTCCTTTGATTTAGTATCTGATCAATCCCGTTATACAGATACATGGCCTGAAGATTATAGTAAAAAGCCACTCATGAACCCCCACATTGATCTAGGTACCACAGACACTCGACACTTATTTCAGAGGCAACCTGAGTTCAATGATTTTGACCAGCAGCATCTCATGCCACAGAAGATGCAAAACGAACGTCAACAACAGAATCATGTATCTCATCCCTTCTTACAAGAACTGGGTTTTGAGCAAATCCCTTCTCATCTGATTGAACTGCAATTTCAACAGCAGAGAAAGTTGGAGCTCCAACAACAGTGGCAGTTGGAGCTTCAACGGTTGGAGCTTCAACGGCAGCAGCAGTTGGAGCTTCAACGGCAGCAGCAGTTGGAG CTTCAACGTCGGCAGCAGTTCGAGCTTCAACGTCGGCAGCAGTTGGAGCATCAGCGGCGGCAGCAGTTTGAGCTtcagcaacagcagcaacagTTTGAACTTCAGCAACAGCATCATTTACTGcatcaacagcagcagcaacaacagctTCATCAGTACCAAATGAaattgcagcagcagcaggttCTGGAACAGTTGCTGCAGCATCAGATGTCTGATCTTGGCTATGGGCAGGGAAAGGGAGATCCAATGAGAGACAACTTGGTTGATCAGAGTCAATTTAGGACACTACTTCCAGAACTGCAGCGAAATCTGCATATTCCAAGGCACTTGGATCTGTCACTGGAGCAGGTAATTCGAGCAAAGATTGGCCAGAATAATCTTCAAGAACCTCAGACTGATATCTTAGACCTCTTATCACAGGTGAAGCATGGTAATATATTGCCTTCAGACCTGCAATTCCATCATCAGCTAGAACAGATGCAGGCGCAAGAGTTGTCTTTGGCAAGGTCTACAGGATTTAACACTTCAGATTGTCACCTGCAACAGCAGAGGCAATCCTCACATGATGAACATTTAAGCCACATCAAATGGAATCATGCTTTACAGGAGTTACATCAGGGTGGGTTTTATGAGCCTAGCTCTATGGCATTTGACCATCCGACTTCTCTTCCTGCTATCACACTAGGGATTAAGTTGGATAATGTAAATGGTCATTCCCAAGGTCCAGATTCAGCAGAACATCTATATATGCATCCTGCTGAGCAACTGGGTTCTGTTTCTTCAAATGCTCCCTCTTGTGACCAACaagttcttgatgatatttatGCTTCTCATCCTGAAATGACAGAGAACTACTTCCCTGGAAAACGAAGGCAGCAAGAGAATAGTTGGGTTGAAGGAGGGATGCAACAGCTGCatcatgaaaatgaaagaaaaagaaatgtttcAGAAGCTTCAGGAAACTCTAGTATTTGGTTATCAGGTCAACGAGATGAGGAGAGCTCGAAGCAAGTTTTAATGGATCTTCACCAAAAAATAGGTCTTCAGTCTATTCACTCATCAGAAGATGATTATGGGCACCTTACATCCTCTTCAAAGTCTCGGGAATCCTTTTGGCCGATCACTGATTCATCTTCTTCAAATCATAATCCAGATCAAGAAGTTGCCATGAATAACTCATTTATGGATAGGCCTCAACATTTGAACTCAAATTCTCTGTTGCATGATAATCCTGCCATGGCCTTGAGTGGTCAATTACACCTAGGAAATGGTGAAAGATTGCATGGGTCAAATTCTGGAGCACTACTGGAAGAACCAACTTTTTTGTCTGGCATGATAGATACTTCTCAAGCTAATCATGTGGATAACAGGTTTGGTTCAAAATATACCAAGGATAAAGACTTGGCAGAATTGGATAACAGATCTGGGTCCAAATGTGTGAGGGCCATGTCCAGGTCTGTTTCACACATTGAAGAAAACTTTGTTGAACAAGCTGAAACTGCTATGGATCTTGTTAATGCCCATAGCAGGCATAGTTCACTAAGCAGTGCTG GTGGATATGGAGGCTTACATGGCTATGAGATGGGATTAGATAATTCGACCAGTGAAGAGGTTTCTAATGACAG GGTTATATTAAGTAAAGGGCTTGACAATTCCTTGCATAAACACCCACCAGTGTCCCGAGCCTTATCTTCCCTGGATGCTTTGTCAGACATGGGATCTGCTTCGCATAACAAGCATAAAAATCCAACAAGCATTGCAACTTCTGATG AAAGGAGGAACGAGTCTGTAGAGAATTTAGCAGCAGCATGGGGAGGTGATACTCAAGCATCTGGCATGAAAGAAGTGCGTTTTAGGAGGACTGCGTCTTACAATGATGCTGGTATAACAGAGACATCATTCATAGATGTGCTAAAAAAGCCTGTTTTTTCTGAGGCTGAAGCAGCTAATGCGGCTGCCTTGGAATCATCTGATGGTTCACTGACTGGACGAAGtgggaaaaagaaagggaagaaaggAAGGCAGATTGATCCTGCTCTCCTTGGCTTCAAGGTTTCTAGCAATCGCATTATGATGGGTGAGATACAACATCTTGATGACAACTGA
- the LOC18107225 gene encoding protein ESSENTIAL FOR POTEXVIRUS ACCUMULATION 1 isoform X2, with protein sequence MSFFLEMEDLGGIGENKAPLSLADESKDQLTVDNTIPLSPQWLYAKPVDAKSLTAGASGETRASNSLSLGNSIDNNLKDNWRLDGTQDKKDRRRIASDIESSRRWREEERDTGLLGRRDRRKEDHRADSVSTRDISENRTLSSSDRWHDSNNRISGHESRRDSKWSSRWGPEDKEKGSLTDKRADVEKEDTHSDKQNFGTASRPTSDLENDSRDKWRPRHRMEVHAGGPAVYRSAPGFGSDRGRVESSNVRFAAGRGRSNNSGNFQNGRHLNSSPIGSIPVNKNHAFCYPRGKLLDIYRKHKTLPSFDPMPDGMEHASPITQETAIKPLAFVSPDAEEEAVLGDIWQGKITSSGGLKSSFRDNDTSNNNTAGFGEVPLGEGNPNSSVKTEEIADSFGKITVNASGQGIGSEMLDTSMAEEKDSQKDGTQKLTTTIGRELTDDFVRAVSKKDDCSVGECGPSDNVVELKAFETSSVEDVASKKHLKLGDNEPTTFEIGSQLPGDSSSLFDFIIPLEELSLCYLDPQGAIQGPYLGIDIIAWFEQGYFGTDLPVCLSDAPSGLPFFELGDIMPHLKFKPGCASSTSPSAKLQLSEPVGENLEGSALPPASSLEFKGSSVSEELQYASSGFEAIPSVSGQSRTPDHGFRPRTVDSDDQRFQNIVSLDEEIVFPGRPGSSGNPVMTDAADIQSFVSNPPSHPVILNEFSETGMLTHQDEIVHPFGLLMSELRSNSHPKHAQASYLASSMSEGHAMDPYTERDAALASHRSFDLVSDQSRYTDTWPEDYSKKPLMNPHIDLGTTDTRHLFQRQPEFNDFDQQHLMPQKMQNERQQQNHVSHPFLQELGFEQIPSHLIELQFQQQRKLELQQQWQLELQRLELQRQQQLELQRQQQLEVQRQRQLEVQRRQQLELQRRQQFELQRRQQLEHQRRQQFELQQQQQQFELQQQHHLLHQQQQQQQLHQYQMKLQQQQVLEQLLQHQMSDLGYGQGKGDPMRDNLVDQSQFRTLLPELQRNLHIPRHLDLSLEQVIRAKIGQNNLQEPQTDILDLLSQVKHGNILPSDLQFHHQLEQMQAQELSLARSTGFNTSDCHLQQQRQSSHDEHLSHIKWNHALQELHQGGFYEPSSMAFDHPTSLPAITLGIKLDNVNGHSQGPDSAEHLYMHPAEQLGSVSSNAPSCDQQVLDDIYASHPEMTENYFPGKRRQQENSWVEGGMQQLHHENERKRNVSEASGNSSIWLSGQRDEESSKQVLMDLHQKIGLQSIHSSEDDYGHLTSSSKSRESFWPITDSSSSNHNPDQEVAMNNSFMDRPQHLNSNSLLHDNPAMALSGQLHLGNGERLHGSNSGALLEEPTFLSGMIDTSQANHVDNRFGSKYTKDKDLAELDNRSGSKCVRAMSRSVSHIEENFVEQAETAMDLVNAHSRHSSLSSAGGYGGLHGYEMGLDNSTSEEVSNDRVILSKGLDNSLHKHPPVSRALSSLDALSDMGSASHNKHKNPTSIATSDERRNESVENLAAAWGGDTQASGMKEVRFRRTASYNDAGITETSFIDVLKKPVFSEAEAANAAALESSDGSLTGRSGKKKGKKGRQIDPALLGFKVSSNRIMMGEIQHLDDN encoded by the exons ATGTCTTTCTTTTTGGAAATGGAAGATCTAGGAGGAATTGGAGAGAACAAGGCGCCATTGAGTTTGGCAGATGAGTCTAAAG ATCAATTGACTGTGGACAACACAATACCACTTTCTCCTCAATGGCTTTATGCTAAGCCGGTGGATGCTAAGTCATTAACTGCTGGAGCATCAGGG GAAACTCGTGCATCAAATTCTTTGTCCCTTGGAAACTCCATTGATAACAATTTGAAAGACAATTGGCGTTTAGATGGAACCCAAGACAAGAAAGATCGGAGGAGGATTGCTTCTGACATAGAAAGTAGCCGTCGCTGGCGTGAGGAGGAGAGGGATACAGGCTTGCTTGGTAGAAGAGATCGCAGAAAAGAGGACCATCGCGCTGATTCTGTTTCAACCAGAGATATATCTGAGAATAGGACTTTGTCTTCTTCAGATCGTTGGCATGACAGCAATAACCGCATTTCTGGGCATGAATCCCGAAGAGACAGCAAGTGGTCATCTAGGTGGGGTCCGGAAGATAAAGAGAAGGGTTCTTTAACTGATAAGAGGGCAGATGTTGAGAAGGAAGACACTCACAGCGACAAACAAAATTTTGGCACAGCTAGCCGCCCAACTTCTGACCTTGAGAATGATTCTCGTGATAAGTGGAGGCCTCGCCATCGTATGGAAGTTCATGCTGGTGGACCTGCTGTGTACCGGAGCGCACCTGGATTTGGGTCAGATAGAGGACGAGTGGAGAGCTCAAATGTGCGGTTTGCTGCTGGACGAGGGAGGTCTAACAATAGTGGGAACTTTCAAAATGGCAGGCATCTTAATTCTTCTCCTATTGGGTCCATTCCTGTGAataaaaatcatgcattctGTTATCCAAGGGGAAAACTTCTTGACATTTACCGAAAGCATAAGACTCTTCCAAGTTTTGATCCTATGCCAGATGGGATGGAACATGCATCTCCAATAACACAGGAAACTGCTATCAAGCCATTGGCTTTTGTTTCCCCTGATGCAGAGGAAGAg GCTGTCCTTGGAGATATATGGCAGGGAAAAATCACAAGCAGTGGAGGATTGAAAAGCTCATTTAGAGACAATGACACATCAAATAATAATACTGCAG GCTTTGGTGAGGTGCCTTTAGGTGAGGGGAACCCAAATTCCTCTGTTAAGACTGAAGAAATTGCTGACTCTTTTGGAAAAATTACTGTTAATGCTTCTGGTCAAGGTATTGGTTCTGAGATGTTAGATACATCAATGGCCGAGG AAAAGGATTCACAAAAAGATGGCACACAGAAGCTTACAACAACAATTGGCAGAGAGTTGACGGATGACTTTGTGCGTGCAGTTTCCAAGAAAGACGATTGCAGTGTCGGGGAGTGTGGTCCAAGCGACAATGTTGTGGAGTTGAAAGCTTTTGAAACGTCATCAGTGGAAGATGTGGCTTCAAAGAAGCACCTTAAGTTGGGGGATAACGAGCCAACTACTTTTGAGATTGGTAGCCAGCTTCCTGGTGATTCCAGTTctctatttgattttattattccaCTCGAGGAGCTATCATTGTGCTATCTTGATCCTCAAGGGGCAATCCAGGGACCGTACCTTGGTATTGATATCATTGCATGGTTTGAGCAAGGATATTTTGGAACTGATCTACCAGTTTGTTTGTCAGATGCTCCCAGTGGATTACCGTTCTTTGAGCTTGGAGATATTATGCCTCACCTTAAATTTAAACCTGGGTGCGCTTCAAGCACTAGTCCATCTGCTAAGTTACAACTATCGGAACCTGTTGGAGAAAACTTGGAAGGGAGCGCACTGCCTCCTGCTTCTTCTCTTGAATTCAAGGGTTCTTCTGTCAGCGAAGAACTGCAGTATGCCTCATCTGGATTTGAGGCCATCCCTAGTGTTAGTGGTCAGTCAAGAACACCTGATCATGGTTTTCGCCCCAGGACAGTGGATTCTGATGATCAAAGATTCCAAAATATTGTTTCTTTGGATGAAG AAATTGTCTTTCCTGGAAGGCCTGGAAGCAGTGGCAACCCTGTGATGACAGATGCCGCAGACATTCAGAGTTTTGTTTCTAATCCTCCTAGCCACCCTGTCATCTTAAATGAATTTTCAGAAACTGGCATGCTTACTCATCAGGATGAAATAGTTCATCCATTTGGCTTGCTGATGTCTGAGCTCAGAAGCAACTCTCATCCAAAGCATGCTCAAGCATCCTATCTGGCTTCAAGCATGAGTGAGGGTCATGCTATGGATCCTTATACAGAGCGTGATGCTGCTCTTGCTAGCCACAGGTCCTTTGATTTAGTATCTGATCAATCCCGTTATACAGATACATGGCCTGAAGATTATAGTAAAAAGCCACTCATGAACCCCCACATTGATCTAGGTACCACAGACACTCGACACTTATTTCAGAGGCAACCTGAGTTCAATGATTTTGACCAGCAGCATCTCATGCCACAGAAGATGCAAAACGAACGTCAACAACAGAATCATGTATCTCATCCCTTCTTACAAGAACTGGGTTTTGAGCAAATCCCTTCTCATCTGATTGAACTGCAATTTCAACAGCAGAGAAAGTTGGAGCTCCAACAACAGTGGCAGTTGGAGCTTCAACGGTTGGAGCTTCAACGGCAGCAGCAGTTGGAGCTTCAACGGCAGCAGCAGTTGGAGGTTCAACGTCAGCGGCAGTTGGAGGTTCAACGTCGGCAGCAGTTGGAGCTTCAACGTCGGCAGCAGTTCGAGCTTCAACGTCGGCAGCAGTTGGAGCATCAGCGGCGGCAGCAGTTTGAGCTtcagcaacagcagcaacagTTTGAACTTCAGCAACAGCATCATTTACTGcatcaacagcagcagcaacaacagctTCATCAGTACCAAATGAaattgcagcagcagcaggttCTGGAACAGTTGCTGCAGCATCAGATGTCTGATCTTGGCTATGGGCAGGGAAAGGGAGATCCAATGAGAGACAACTTGGTTGATCAGAGTCAATTTAGGACACTACTTCCAGAACTGCAGCGAAATCTGCATATTCCAAGGCACTTGGATCTGTCACTGGAGCAGGTAATTCGAGCAAAGATTGGCCAGAATAATCTTCAAGAACCTCAGACTGATATCTTAGACCTCTTATCACAGGTGAAGCATGGTAATATATTGCCTTCAGACCTGCAATTCCATCATCAGCTAGAACAGATGCAGGCGCAAGAGTTGTCTTTGGCAAGGTCTACAGGATTTAACACTTCAGATTGTCACCTGCAACAGCAGAGGCAATCCTCACATGATGAACATTTAAGCCACATCAAATGGAATCATGCTTTACAGGAGTTACATCAGGGTGGGTTTTATGAGCCTAGCTCTATGGCATTTGACCATCCGACTTCTCTTCCTGCTATCACACTAGGGATTAAGTTGGATAATGTAAATGGTCATTCCCAAGGTCCAGATTCAGCAGAACATCTATATATGCATCCTGCTGAGCAACTGGGTTCTGTTTCTTCAAATGCTCCCTCTTGTGACCAACaagttcttgatgatatttatGCTTCTCATCCTGAAATGACAGAGAACTACTTCCCTGGAAAACGAAGGCAGCAAGAGAATAGTTGGGTTGAAGGAGGGATGCAACAGCTGCatcatgaaaatgaaagaaaaagaaatgtttcAGAAGCTTCAGGAAACTCTAGTATTTGGTTATCAGGTCAACGAGATGAGGAGAGCTCGAAGCAAGTTTTAATGGATCTTCACCAAAAAATAGGTCTTCAGTCTATTCACTCATCAGAAGATGATTATGGGCACCTTACATCCTCTTCAAAGTCTCGGGAATCCTTTTGGCCGATCACTGATTCATCTTCTTCAAATCATAATCCAGATCAAGAAGTTGCCATGAATAACTCATTTATGGATAGGCCTCAACATTTGAACTCAAATTCTCTGTTGCATGATAATCCTGCCATGGCCTTGAGTGGTCAATTACACCTAGGAAATGGTGAAAGATTGCATGGGTCAAATTCTGGAGCACTACTGGAAGAACCAACTTTTTTGTCTGGCATGATAGATACTTCTCAAGCTAATCATGTGGATAACAGGTTTGGTTCAAAATATACCAAGGATAAAGACTTGGCAGAATTGGATAACAGATCTGGGTCCAAATGTGTGAGGGCCATGTCCAGGTCTGTTTCACACATTGAAGAAAACTTTGTTGAACAAGCTGAAACTGCTATGGATCTTGTTAATGCCCATAGCAGGCATAGTTCACTAAGCAGTGCTG GTGGATATGGAGGCTTACATGGCTATGAGATGGGATTAGATAATTCGACCAGTGAAGAGGTTTCTAATGACAG GGTTATATTAAGTAAAGGGCTTGACAATTCCTTGCATAAACACCCACCAGTGTCCCGAGCCTTATCTTCCCTGGATGCTTTGTCAGACATGGGATCTGCTTCGCATAACAAGCATAAAAATCCAACAAGCATTGCAACTTCTGATG AAAGGAGGAACGAGTCTGTAGAGAATTTAGCAGCAGCATGGGGAGGTGATACTCAAGCATCTGGCATGAAAGAAGTGCGTTTTAGGAGGACTGCGTCTTACAATGATGCTGGTATAACAGAGACATCATTCATAGATGTGCTAAAAAAGCCTGTTTTTTCTGAGGCTGAAGCAGCTAATGCGGCTGCCTTGGAATCATCTGATGGTTCACTGACTGGACGAAGtgggaaaaagaaagggaagaaaggAAGGCAGATTGATCCTGCTCTCCTTGGCTTCAAGGTTTCTAGCAATCGCATTATGATGGGTGAGATACAACATCTTGATGACAACTGA